A part of Micromonospora chersina genomic DNA contains:
- a CDS encoding aldose 1-epimerase family protein produces the protein METDARPSPSGAQWTIAADGHEAVVVEVGGGLRTYRHDGVDYLDGYEADELCPGSAGHVLAPWPNRIRDGAYTFGDRSLQLDLTEPARHNAIHGLINWVRWQLVEQSPDSVTLVYDLPPSPGYPWALRLRSRWSVGAGGLRAEHDVTNLSGEPAPFGFSVHPYLQLPKVGVEEMSLRVPGRTRVLLDSRLLPVAATEVAGTEYDWTEPRPIGDAVLDLAFGDVVRDADGGSAVTLAAPDGSAAVHIWADAEFGWWQVFTGDTLTGERHRRSVAVEPMTCPADAFRSGKDLITLAPGQTWRGAWGIRPGA, from the coding sequence ATGGAGACCGACGCGCGCCCGTCCCCGTCCGGGGCACAGTGGACCATTGCCGCCGACGGCCACGAGGCCGTCGTGGTCGAGGTCGGCGGCGGCCTGCGGACCTACCGGCACGACGGGGTCGACTACCTCGACGGGTACGAGGCGGACGAGCTCTGCCCCGGTTCGGCCGGTCACGTGCTGGCCCCCTGGCCGAACCGGATCCGGGACGGCGCGTACACGTTCGGCGACCGGTCGTTGCAGCTCGACCTGACCGAGCCGGCCCGGCACAACGCCATCCACGGGCTGATCAACTGGGTGCGGTGGCAGCTCGTCGAGCAGTCGCCGGACAGCGTGACGCTGGTCTACGACCTGCCACCCAGCCCCGGCTACCCCTGGGCGCTGCGGCTGCGGAGCCGGTGGAGCGTCGGGGCGGGCGGCCTGCGCGCCGAGCACGACGTGACGAACCTGTCCGGCGAGCCGGCGCCGTTCGGCTTCTCCGTGCACCCCTACCTGCAACTGCCCAAGGTCGGTGTCGAGGAGATGTCGCTGCGGGTGCCGGGGCGCACCCGGGTGCTGCTGGACAGCCGGCTGCTGCCGGTGGCCGCGACCGAGGTGGCCGGCACCGAGTACGACTGGACGGAGCCCCGCCCGATCGGCGACGCGGTGCTCGACCTGGCCTTCGGCGACGTGGTGCGGGACGCCGACGGCGGCTCGGCGGTGACCCTGGCCGCGCCGGACGGCTCGGCCGCGGTCCACATCTGGGCCGACGCCGAGTTCGGCTGGTGGCAGGTCTTCACCGGGGACACCCTCACCGGGGAGCGGCACCGGCGCTCGGTGGCGGTCGAGCCGATGACCTGCCCGGCGGACGCGTTCCGCTCCGGCAAGGACCTGATCACGCTGGCCCCCGGGCAGACCTGGCGGGGCGCCTGGGGCATCCGGCCCGGGGCCTGA
- a CDS encoding nitroreductase family protein, with amino-acid sequence MEFAEVVRRRRMVRNYDPDRPVPPEVVDRLLDHAVRAPSAGFAQGWGFLVLEEPADRERFWAAATPGGGGRERWLAGMRKAPLIVVPHANRSAYLDRYAEPDKGWADRSEDRWPVPYWYVDTGFAALLMLLTAVDEGLGACFFGIPPQRIGAYREAFGVPAEYHPIGAVTVGYRAPDHRSPSLRRGRRPVDEVVRRGRWN; translated from the coding sequence GTGGAGTTCGCCGAGGTCGTCCGGCGCCGCCGGATGGTCCGAAACTACGACCCGGACCGCCCGGTCCCGCCGGAGGTGGTGGACCGGCTGCTGGATCACGCAGTCCGGGCCCCGTCGGCCGGGTTCGCCCAGGGCTGGGGTTTCCTGGTGCTGGAGGAGCCGGCGGACCGGGAGCGGTTCTGGGCGGCGGCCACCCCGGGCGGCGGCGGCCGGGAACGCTGGCTGGCCGGGATGCGCAAGGCCCCGCTCATCGTGGTGCCGCACGCCAACCGCTCCGCGTACCTCGACCGCTACGCCGAGCCGGACAAGGGGTGGGCGGACCGTTCCGAGGACCGCTGGCCGGTGCCCTACTGGTACGTCGACACCGGCTTCGCCGCCCTGCTCATGCTGCTCACCGCCGTGGACGAGGGGCTGGGCGCGTGCTTCTTCGGCATCCCGCCGCAGCGGATCGGGGCGTACCGGGAGGCGTTCGGGGTGCCGGCGGAGTACCACCCGATCGGCGCGGTCACGGTAGGTTACCGGGCACCCGACCACCGGTCGCCGTCGCTGCGCCGCGGCCGCCGGCCGGTGGACGAGGTGGTCCGGCGGGGTCGCTGGAATTGA
- a CDS encoding type II toxin-antitoxin system VapB family antitoxin produces the protein MIFRAVRDGRPYPEHNLTLKQWAEIPPRPLRLDQLITTKRELALDKLLAEDSTFYGDLFPHVVQWNGGLYLEDGLHRALRAALQQRNQIHARVLVLSPQGE, from the coding sequence GTGATCTTCAGGGCGGTCCGGGACGGGCGTCCCTACCCGGAGCACAACCTCACGCTCAAGCAGTGGGCCGAGATCCCGCCGCGCCCGCTGCGGCTGGACCAGCTCATCACCACCAAGCGGGAGCTGGCGCTCGACAAGCTCCTCGCCGAGGACTCCACCTTCTACGGCGACCTCTTCCCGCACGTGGTGCAGTGGAACGGCGGCCTCTACCTGGAGGACGGCCTGCACCGGGCGCTGCGCGCGGCGCTCCAGCAGCGCAACCAGATCCACGCCCGGGTGCTGGTGCTCAGCCCGCAGGGCGAGTGA